In Portunus trituberculatus isolate SZX2019 chromosome 36, ASM1759143v1, whole genome shotgun sequence, one DNA window encodes the following:
- the LOC123513565 gene encoding uncharacterized protein LOC123513565 has product MNRWSNNYYTQSSNKDRRSHAKPSAPALSRSRRVSLAKTGSNGHVTLCVFRVAYLTQLTLKSHIESQGVQVLNIEQVSLRGAGYKSFAVTVKEKDAPKLLDRSFWPGLVSCRPLQDADPWHNDVFSRRLAREPHRHDSHSEKSPCHSRRVSRVGDTRPGYVEDEPRTVQAAGARPQNIIEKKAKVNNKTNPNRIKNSERQNDKELHKPLKERKQITTNDKRPKTTTHKGNKSVKLPTNTIRTKCKNSDENSLKEHVVVNKAAHRKTQTVAQRSSRTRKPYLVNSSVSKNRKAKSDTRSRKTSNKNEGKSNSKMINDARIQPEKSSVNSVPSSQVSPHHMTFTSSKKYKNVNSNTNDAHDSKYTVNKPQARQSSWTTPLRRLLSVSSEEALRRLLGPDYDRLLTQYDLTDQEIFLGVRVLAHSARADGGPKRLEQLVYKICQPQVVSLIKEFTRTVEEKYKARAERYFWDLGEFLDLYIVHNIFLQGMLSLFTTCLSKILALNYRKYVSDDLVKVYRGMHAKVFKNLPQGLA; this is encoded by the exons ATGAACAGATGGTCCAATAACTACTACACCCAGTCATCAAACAAAGATCGCAGATCTCACGCCAAACCCTCAGCCCCAGCCCTCAGCCGCTCACGCCGGGTTAGTCTCGCGAAGACTGGAAGTAATGGCCACGTTACCTTGTGTGTGTTCCGCGTGGCATACCTCACCCAGCTCACCCTGAAGTCCCACATTGAGAGCCAGGGTGTGCAGGTACTCAACATCGAGCAGGTCTCGCTCAGGGGTGCAGGCTACAAGTCCTTTGCAGTGACAGTAAAGGAGAAGGACGCGCCTAAATTACTGGACAGGAGCTTCTGGCCCGGTTTGGTGTCCTGCAGGCCCTTACAGGATGCTGACCCGTGGCATAATGATGTGTTCAGCAGGAGACTTGCCCGAGAACCGCATCGCCATGACAGTCACTcgg AAAAAAGCCCCTGCCACAGCAGGAGGGTCAGCAGAGTGGGAGACACACGGCCCGGCTATGTGGAGGACGAGCCAAGGACAGTCCAAGCTGCAGGTGCCCGGCCACAGAACATTATTGAAAAGAAGGCAAAAGTGAATAACAAAACTAATCCCAACAGAATAAAGAATAGTGAAAGACAGAATGACAAAGAATTACACAAACCATTGAAGGAACGAAAGCAAATCACCACAAATGATAAAAGACCCAAAACCACTACACATAAGGGAAATAAGTCAGTCAAATTGCCAACAAACACAATCAGAACAAAATGCAAAAACAGTGATGAAAATTCCCTTAAGGAACATGTTGTTGTTAATAAAGCTGCACACAGAAAGACTCAGACAGTTGCTCAGAGAAGCTCCAGAACTAGAAAGCCATACCTTGTAAATTCTAGCGTCAGTAAGAACAGGAAAGCTAAGTCTGATACTAGATCTCGTAAgacaagtaacaaaaatgaGGGGAAGTCCAATAGCAAAATGATAAATGATGCAAGAATTCAACCAGAAAAGTCCAGTGTTAATTCAGTCCCTTCTTCACAGGTGTCACCTCACCATATGACATTCACTTctagtaaaaaatataaaaatgttaaCAGTAACACCAATGATGCACATGATAGCAAGTATACTGTCAACAAACCACAGGCGAGACAGTCAAGCTGGACCACACCACTAAGGAGGCTGCTCAGTGTGTCCTCAGAGGAGGCACTCAGAAGGCTGCTGGGACCTGACTATGACAGACTCCTCACTCAGTATGACCTAACAGATCAGGAGATCTTCCTAGGTGTGAGGGTGCTGGCTCACAGTGCACGGGCTGATGGGGGTCCAAAGAgactagagcaactggtgtacAAGATTTGTCAGCCTCAAGTTGTGTCTCTCATTAAAGAGTTCACAAGGACAGTGGAAGAGAAGTACAAGGCAAGGGCTGAGAGGTACTTCTGGGATTTGGGTGAATTCCTGGATCTGTACATAGTTCACAATATCTTCCTTCAAGGTATGCTAAGTTTATTTACTACATGCTTATCCAAGATTTTAGCTTTGAATTACAGGAAGTATGTGAGTGATGATCTAGTGAAGGTATACAGAGGTATGCACGCCAAAGTGTTTAAGAATTTACCTCAAGGCTTAGCATAG
- the LOC123513563 gene encoding arginine--tRNA ligase, cytoplasmic-like isoform X1 produces the protein MTDSVLREYTQRCAKAEKETEKLATCLQSLSEGGLDNTENIEPVDKELLDLLNENRKLKYRIGILKKSIERQRENAGTASLGNSKNSCNVLGHLENLFTCAIKSAYPSVTNVVAQLQVSKHADYQCNDAMALAKTLKKNPREVGDSILKSVPASPLISKLELSGPGFINITLSQDFMKQQVTNIVLNGVTPPPTTPLRVVVDFSSPNIAKEMHVGHLRSTIIGDSISRLMEFLGHDVLRLNHLGDWGTQFGMLIAHLEDRFPDFATKPPPISDLQTFYKESKKRFDEDEEFKKRAYQAVVKLQAHEPVHIKGWQEICEISKREFSKVYDRLQVKIIDRGESFYQSRMEDIVNLLNSGGMLEEDEGRKVMFAEGADIPLTIVKSDGGFTYDTSDMACIKQRIGEEKADWLVYVTDAGQAQHFKSLFACAKKAGIYDAKKTRIDHVTFGVVLGEDKKKFKTRSGDTVRLVDLLNEGLQRSEEKLKEKERDKVLTPEEFTKAKNAVAYGCIKYADLSHDRSRDYVFSFDRMLDFRGNTAAYLLYALTRIRSIARTACVNRKEIVSEAQKRPIELEHEKEWKLARALLKLPDVLVKITEDLCLHTLCEYLFEVSAVFTEFYDNCYCVEKNSEGKIVKINLNRLMLCEATAMVMEKCFAILGIDTVEKM, from the exons ATGACGGACTCTGTTTTAAGGGAATACACTCAGCGATGTGCCAAGGCG gaaaaggagacagaaaagTTGGCCACATGTCTTCAGTCTCTGAGTGAAGGTGGTCTGGACAACACAGAAAACATTGAGCCTGTTGACAAGGAACTTCTTGATCTCCTGAATGAAAACCGAAAATTGAAGTACAGGATTGGCATTCTCAAGAAA AGTATAGAGCGGCAAAGGGAAAATGCTGGCACCGCATCCTTGGGAAACTCAAAGAACTCATGCAATGTTCTTGGCCATCTGGAAAACCTCTTCACATGTGCAATAAAGTCAGCTTATCCCAGTGTGACCAATGTGGTGGCTCAGCTCCAGGTCTCTAAGCATGCTGACTACCAGTGCAATGATGCCATGGCTCTTGCTAAG ACTTTAAAGAAGAATCCCCGTGAAGTGGGAGACAGCATCCTCAAGAGTGTGCCAGCCAGTCCTCTGATATCCAAGCTGGAACTTTCTGGCCCAGGCTTTATCAACATCACCCTCAGCCAAGACTTTATGAAGCAGCAG GTAACCAACATTGTACTAAATGGGGtcactcctccacccaccacaCCCCTTAGAGTGGTGGTGGACTTCTCCTCACCCAACATTGCCAAGGAGATGCATGTCGGTCACCTCAG ATCCACCATCATAGGAGACAGCATATCTCGCCTCATGGAGTTCCTGGGCCATGACGTCTTGCGGCTGAACCATTTGGGAGATTGGGGCACTCAGTTTGGGATGCTGATTGCTCACTTAGAG GATCGCTTCCCAGACTTTGCCACCAAACCTCCACCCATCTCAGACCTGCAGACATTTTACAAAGAATCAAAGAAACGAtttgatgaggatgaagagttCAAGAAGAGGGCATACCAGGCTGTGGTGAAGCTGCAAGCACACGAACCGGTTCACATCAAGGGGTGGCAGGAGATATGCGAGATTTCCAAGAGAGAGTTCTCCAAG GTTTATGATCGCCTTCAAGTGAAAATTATAGACCGAGGCGAGTCTTTCTACCAGAGCCGCATGGAAGACATAGTGAATCTACTTAACAGTGGAGGAATgctggaagaagatgaaggccGTAAG GTAATGTTCGCCGAGGGAGCAGACATACCGTTAACTATAGTGAAGTCAGATGGTGGCTTTACGTATGATACCTCAGACATGGCGTGCATCAAGCAGCGGATAGGGGAGGAGAAGGCTGACTGGCTGGTGTATGTGACAGATGCTGGCCAGGCACAGCACTTCAAG AGTCTCTTTGCCTGTGCAAAAAAAGCAGGCATTTATGATGCGAAAAAGACCCGAATTGACCATGTTAcctttggtgttgttttgggagaagacaagaagaagttCAAAACACGATCAG GTGACACTGTGCGGCTGGTTGATCTCCTGAATGAGGGTCTGCAGCGCTCAGAGGAGAAGctcaaggagaaggagagggacaagGTACTGACACCTGAGGAATTCACCAAAGCCAAGAATGCTGTTGCATATGGTTGCATCAAATATGCTGACCTCAGCCACGACAG GTCAAGGGACTATGTGTTTTCCTTTGACCGCATGCTGGACTTCAGAGGCAACACAGCCGCCTACCTGCTGTATGCCCTCACCAGAATACGCTCCATTGCCAGGACAG CTTGCGTAAACCGAAAAGAGATTGTGAGTGAGGCACAGAAACGGCCAATAGAGCTGGAGCACGAGAAAGAGTGGAAGCTTGCCCGCGCCCTACTCAAGCTTCCTGATGTGCTTGTTAAGATCACTGAAGACTTGTGTCTTCACACCCTCTGCGAATATCTTTTTGAG GTTTCAGCAGTGTTCACTGAGTTTTATGATAATTGCTACTGTGTTGAGAAAAATTCTGAAGGGAAGATAGTGAAGATCAACCTGAACCGCTTGATGCTGTGTGAGGCGACGGCAATGGTCATGGAGAAGTGCTTCGCTATTCTTGGCATTGACACTGTGGAAAAAATGTGA
- the LOC123513563 gene encoding arginine--tRNA ligase, cytoplasmic-like isoform X2, producing the protein MCDLPRKKLCTEGPTNLLPSLSGSIERQRENAGTASLGNSKNSCNVLGHLENLFTCAIKSAYPSVTNVVAQLQVSKHADYQCNDAMALAKTLKKNPREVGDSILKSVPASPLISKLELSGPGFINITLSQDFMKQQVTNIVLNGVTPPPTTPLRVVVDFSSPNIAKEMHVGHLRSTIIGDSISRLMEFLGHDVLRLNHLGDWGTQFGMLIAHLEDRFPDFATKPPPISDLQTFYKESKKRFDEDEEFKKRAYQAVVKLQAHEPVHIKGWQEICEISKREFSKVYDRLQVKIIDRGESFYQSRMEDIVNLLNSGGMLEEDEGRKVMFAEGADIPLTIVKSDGGFTYDTSDMACIKQRIGEEKADWLVYVTDAGQAQHFKSLFACAKKAGIYDAKKTRIDHVTFGVVLGEDKKKFKTRSGDTVRLVDLLNEGLQRSEEKLKEKERDKVLTPEEFTKAKNAVAYGCIKYADLSHDRSRDYVFSFDRMLDFRGNTAAYLLYALTRIRSIARTACVNRKEIVSEAQKRPIELEHEKEWKLARALLKLPDVLVKITEDLCLHTLCEYLFEVSAVFTEFYDNCYCVEKNSEGKIVKINLNRLMLCEATAMVMEKCFAILGIDTVEKM; encoded by the exons ATGTGTGACTTGCCGAGGAAGAAGTTGTGCACTGAGGGGCCCACAaaccttcttccatctctctctggg AGTATAGAGCGGCAAAGGGAAAATGCTGGCACCGCATCCTTGGGAAACTCAAAGAACTCATGCAATGTTCTTGGCCATCTGGAAAACCTCTTCACATGTGCAATAAAGTCAGCTTATCCCAGTGTGACCAATGTGGTGGCTCAGCTCCAGGTCTCTAAGCATGCTGACTACCAGTGCAATGATGCCATGGCTCTTGCTAAG ACTTTAAAGAAGAATCCCCGTGAAGTGGGAGACAGCATCCTCAAGAGTGTGCCAGCCAGTCCTCTGATATCCAAGCTGGAACTTTCTGGCCCAGGCTTTATCAACATCACCCTCAGCCAAGACTTTATGAAGCAGCAG GTAACCAACATTGTACTAAATGGGGtcactcctccacccaccacaCCCCTTAGAGTGGTGGTGGACTTCTCCTCACCCAACATTGCCAAGGAGATGCATGTCGGTCACCTCAG ATCCACCATCATAGGAGACAGCATATCTCGCCTCATGGAGTTCCTGGGCCATGACGTCTTGCGGCTGAACCATTTGGGAGATTGGGGCACTCAGTTTGGGATGCTGATTGCTCACTTAGAG GATCGCTTCCCAGACTTTGCCACCAAACCTCCACCCATCTCAGACCTGCAGACATTTTACAAAGAATCAAAGAAACGAtttgatgaggatgaagagttCAAGAAGAGGGCATACCAGGCTGTGGTGAAGCTGCAAGCACACGAACCGGTTCACATCAAGGGGTGGCAGGAGATATGCGAGATTTCCAAGAGAGAGTTCTCCAAG GTTTATGATCGCCTTCAAGTGAAAATTATAGACCGAGGCGAGTCTTTCTACCAGAGCCGCATGGAAGACATAGTGAATCTACTTAACAGTGGAGGAATgctggaagaagatgaaggccGTAAG GTAATGTTCGCCGAGGGAGCAGACATACCGTTAACTATAGTGAAGTCAGATGGTGGCTTTACGTATGATACCTCAGACATGGCGTGCATCAAGCAGCGGATAGGGGAGGAGAAGGCTGACTGGCTGGTGTATGTGACAGATGCTGGCCAGGCACAGCACTTCAAG AGTCTCTTTGCCTGTGCAAAAAAAGCAGGCATTTATGATGCGAAAAAGACCCGAATTGACCATGTTAcctttggtgttgttttgggagaagacaagaagaagttCAAAACACGATCAG GTGACACTGTGCGGCTGGTTGATCTCCTGAATGAGGGTCTGCAGCGCTCAGAGGAGAAGctcaaggagaaggagagggacaagGTACTGACACCTGAGGAATTCACCAAAGCCAAGAATGCTGTTGCATATGGTTGCATCAAATATGCTGACCTCAGCCACGACAG GTCAAGGGACTATGTGTTTTCCTTTGACCGCATGCTGGACTTCAGAGGCAACACAGCCGCCTACCTGCTGTATGCCCTCACCAGAATACGCTCCATTGCCAGGACAG CTTGCGTAAACCGAAAAGAGATTGTGAGTGAGGCACAGAAACGGCCAATAGAGCTGGAGCACGAGAAAGAGTGGAAGCTTGCCCGCGCCCTACTCAAGCTTCCTGATGTGCTTGTTAAGATCACTGAAGACTTGTGTCTTCACACCCTCTGCGAATATCTTTTTGAG GTTTCAGCAGTGTTCACTGAGTTTTATGATAATTGCTACTGTGTTGAGAAAAATTCTGAAGGGAAGATAGTGAAGATCAACCTGAACCGCTTGATGCTGTGTGAGGCGACGGCAATGGTCATGGAGAAGTGCTTCGCTATTCTTGGCATTGACACTGTGGAAAAAATGTGA
- the LOC123513569 gene encoding 40S ribosomal protein S16-like: MTNKEVVPSVQVYGRKKTATAVAHCKRGHGLIKVNGRPLEYIEPRTLQFKLMEPVLLLGKERFSNVSIRVRVKGGGHTSQVYAIRQAISKSLVAYYQKFVDEASKKEIKNILINYDRSLLVADPRRCEPKKFGGPGARARYQKSYR, from the exons ATGACCAACAAGGAGGTAGTGCCGTCCGTGCAGGTGTATGGCAGGAAG AAAACTGCCACAGCCGTTGCCCACTGCAAGCGCGGGCACGGCCTCATCAAGGTGAATGGCCGCCCCCTGGAGTACATTGAGCCCAGGACGCTGCAGTTCAAGCTGATGGAGCCCGTCCTCCTCCTGGGCAAG GAGAGGTTCTCTAATGTTTCCATCCGTGTCCGTGTGAAGGGGGGCGGACACACTTCCCAGGTGTATGCCATTCGCCAGGCCATCTCCAAGTCTCTGGTGGCATACTATCAGAAGT TTGTTGATGAGGCTTCCAagaaggagatcaagaacatccTCATCAACTATGACAGATCCCTCTTGGTTGCTGATCCCAGGCGGTGTGAGCCCAAGAAGTTCGGTGGTCCAGGAGCCCGTGCTCGCTACCAGAAATCCTACCGATAA